The nucleotide sequence TGCAGTGGCTGTGGGACGTGGACGGGACCCGATATCTGGATCTGTTCGCCGGTGTGGCGACTGTCAGCGTGGGGCACTGCCATCCGTGAGGACGTTCTGAAAGCATTCATATAGACACCGATGAGCCCCTGCTGATTTTTAAACCTCTGGTTTCGTAGGAAAGTTACGGCCGCCgcaaagcagcagctggacaaactgtggcACACCACCAACATCTACGTCTATCCCGCTCTGCATGAGTATTGTGAAAAGCTAGCCTCCTACTTTCCAGATCCTCTCAAGGTGCGCTGATGaatttttatttggatttcCAGCAGCTTGGATAGACATGGGAGCCACATTAAAATCTTTGTTTTCTCATCCAGGTGATTTATTTGACCAACAGCGGCTCTGAAGCCAATGACCTGGCAATGTTGATGGCTCGGCTCTACACCGGAAACTTTGATATAATCACCTTCAGGTGCAAATCaccctctttttttatttcggAAGATATATACAAAGACTTTATTAATTTGACGTAATCGATGCTTTAATTAGCATTATTTTGACAAATATTTTTTACTTGACTCAAAGTCACAAGCATTTTTTCACATCTTTGACAGAACTTTATCGATAGTGTAAAACATGAAAGCATATTTCTGCAATCAGAAGTTCCAAAAAATTCATATAATATCTTTACTTGatgtttttcctccagaggatcatATCATGGCGGCAGCCCTCAGACCATGGGCCTTACTTCCAATGCAGCATACAAGTACCCTGTGGCCAACGGATTGGGCTGCACAAATGTAGGTATTGCAATGCCGAATCACAAGAATATCACATATTTATACACATAACATACATCAGAGTTGATAAACTGTCACTCTTTGTGAATCAATAATTGAGGTAACTGAGCTGCACAACAATTTTCAACCAGGGGTAAAGTTCCATAGTGACCTTGAATACACTGATGATCACTCATGCTGTCTGTGTTCCGGGTTTCGCAATGTTTTTGCCGTGGTTTATAAATGATGAGAAGCTGCTGCACTCAGGTTAACCCCGATGACTTGGTTTCTGCCCGTTAAACAGACCAtgtgtcctgatgtgttcaggGGGCCATGGGGAGGAAGCCACTGCAGGGACTCTCCTGTGCAGACCATCAGAGACTGTGGCTGTGCGCCAGGTACACAAATGTGCGCACACGTtgcttcacacactcaggcTTCTTTCAttaggaattaaaaaaatacttgaatGAATAGAATGTAATGTCCGCAGGTCATTGCATGGCAAACGACCGGTACATTGAACAGCTCAAAGAGACGCTGGTTACCAGTGTCCCGAACAGAATCGCTGCTTTCTTTGGAGAACCTATCCAGGTACCGTATTCTATAAAATTTAATAGATCAATATGGAAATGTTATTACCTTTCATCTTGATTACTGACATTTCCATTTTCCTTTACAGAAATTCTGTTTCACTCTCTGTCATGTTACTCACCCTTTATGCTCTGCTTAGAACTAAAAAGCCAGGATAAAAATCATTCATTGAACCTCTGTGGTTGTTGTTTACTCATGAAAAGTTTGATTAGGGGTTTATTAATTAAGCTGGGACTGTGGGATATCATTATGTCTCTTCACACAGGGTGTCGGGGGAGCTGTGCAGTACCCTAAAAACTTTCTTCAAGATGCCTACAAACTCatcagagagaggggagggattTGCATCGCTGACGAGGTCACACACACAATTTCACTGCTaaaattatttgtttattctttGCTTGCAAAGTCCCTTCAGTTCAATAAAAAAAGACTGGAAACCTTACTTGAATATTAACCAAGTGAAAGTCTGGGTGCAGTCATTTTaatacatgttttgttttgttcatgcGTGTGCGCTGTTTTGCATATTGCAGGTCCAGACTGGATTCGGCAGAACAGGAAACCACTTCTGGGGCTTTGAAGGACACGACGTCCTTCCTGACATGGTCACAATGGCAAAGGGGATCGGCAACGGCTTCCCTATGGGAGCTGTTGTTACCACACCAGGTGAGATCGTGACTTCAGCTGTCGGTTTCATTTATGGAAGAGGATTTGTGTCACATTTACTACCAAGAGAAACCCGCAGGGCCATCGCGTGGATTCCACACAGACAGGCGAGCTGTACACCGCGGTGCAGCTCCAGCTATCTTTAGCCGTACCTGATGTGAGTCCGACTTGAAGATGATGATATGCGCGTGGGCGAACAAAATTATAGATTGCCGGTTTGTGACTCACCGCTTCGACAGCGCTCCCCGCTGAAGGTTGGAAGATGGGAAGAGAACATCTGCTGCGcttttgaatatttatgaaaCGGGTGAATCATAATGTTGAAGGCCACTAATTACGGTCCACGGTGAGAAAACACAGTGTTGGAAGAGTCGGTCCTcgttttcagctgctgactGATTGGGTTCTCTCTTCCTTGTATCAGTCATAGCTGGTGTGCTAATTACCATCATGtccattttttttacttttcttttttgtgttatttgttgAAGTAGCCTCTCACCAgtacagatacacacacacacacacacacacactgcagacaatTTGTAGTTGTCACGAGCCATTGGTGATACTTGCAGTCTCTTGCACTGGAGGTGTGAACTCgttgttttatgtgttttgtagAAATCGCCGCCTCCTTTTCCAAAGGGGTTCACTTCAACACCTTCGGGGGGAATCCCGTGGCTTGTGCCGTCGCTTCATCGGTGCTTGATGTAAGAGCTTCCTACTGAAATCTGCCTTAGCATCGTGATCTCAGAAGCACACACGGTGCGTCTTCATTCAACAGACGATCCGAGAAGACGGCACGCAGCGCAACAGTCTGGAAGTGGGCACCCACCTGATGACCGAACTGGCGAAACTCAGAGACAAGTACGAGATCATCGGCGACGTCCGCGGCAAAGGCCTGCAGATCGGCGTGGAAATGGTCAAAGACAAGGTATTTGTAGCAGAAGTGACACTCACCTCTTCGCACATGCTTGAGCAACGTGAGTGTGTGGCCGTGCCTCTGGGGGCCATGGTTCAGGAGTGACCCAGTTAACCATTAGCTGCCACAGCAGAGACCATCCGCAACTTTGAAGAGAAGCAGCTCGACAGCAGAACATTTCCTTCTGCCTGAAGTTCTgattagtttttcttgtttggaaAGAGCCCACACAGTGAAGAGAAAAAGGCAATCCGGAAATCTTTTGGCCTCGGCAGTGTTCACAAATATAGCCTCCCCGGCAAATTAGCAATTAGATGTCAGGCTTGAAGACCCACAATCAGATAATTATCAGGACAGTGTTCAAGTTACTAATTACTGTGGTTACTGTAGCATGTAGTCACACGTGTCCTCTCTGGGATTTGCAGGCCAGCAGAGAGCCGCTGCCCGCTGACGCAATGAACGAGATCTTTGAAGACGTCAAGGACATGGGAGTGCTGATTGGAAAAGGAGGCTTGTATGGACAGgtaacatttcttttcttttctttagatGATCTTGCTTCGTATTGCCACATAATCAGGTAGTAAATGAATACTGTAAGCTGTGTGGTGTGTTACTTTTCTGTTTTAAGTTTTGGAATATTACGTTCCTCATGTATTCGAATAACTGTATTCTTCAGTGTAGGTTTCGTTGTCTTTTATTCTCTATTATGGGGAATCTATCACAGCTGTCAAAGTACCTTTCTGTGTCTTTTTGGGAGCATTATTCTTAGGGGCTACATaatctttcttgtttttcataTGATATTTTCAGACTTTCCGCATCAAACCTCCCATGTGCATCACAAGAGACGATGCAGATTTCTTCTTGGCCGTTTTTGATAAGTCCCTCCACAACTACatggaaaaaagatgaaatgtcAGACGGATTGATTAGTGTGAAGGATGAACCTGGACACCAGCTCAGCTGCTTATTGGACATGTGATCATGTCATCTACttctttaatgtgtttttttttttttaatctacacaAAGCAAATGTGTTGTGATCACAATGACTTGAAACATTTAACACACTTGAATAATTATAATAAGTGACAGAAAATCCATTGTACAGCTGATAAAATTTTTTTAGCACTTTCCAATCTACTGAATCTGTGTTATCTTAAATTTGtatgttattgtgttttgatCCCAATTAAAGATGGTtttctgaaaacagtgaaataatatCTAGTTGTCTTCATACACTCAACaacaatatatttgtttttgctcccatttttcatgagctaCATGTAAAGATCGAAGACTTTTTCTGTgtacacaaaaatgtaaaaacaccaAAGTGGTCACaagctgaattattaaaaagaaaaagagcaatgCTTGGTGGGTACTCACTACACACATGACAGTACCTGGACGTCTCtgcctgcattttttttttgagatgtttAAACAGAGTTAACCAAACATTAACTTTCTGACATGTGTATTTGTCAGTCCAGTGAGATCCAGCTGGCACAATCCGAGGCGCATTCATGTTTTGGAAAACACAGCAAGCACACATGTCCTACTCTGAACCATGTGAAGTTAGTGTGGTTAAACATCACAAAACATCAAATTTAATCCAGTCAAATATTAGTCAGATCCTTCATTGTTGAAAACAACAAGGTGAATAAGAATAATGTGTATTTCCAAATGTCACAGAAGAGCGTTAAGTTTTTGGTCACATCATGAACCTTCTTTGTATTTTGGAtcttttttctcttaaatcagTATTTCATGTGCAGCATTGCCACAAAGCAGCCATGAACCCGAGATGCCTCTATTCAGCTTCAAACCAGAGGAGCATAAAGACTGATGTTGTGTTCAGTATtgctttgaaagtgtttttcacaGATACATTTCAGTATCTGAGTAAACACTGAAGGCTGTGACTCAAATGTCTGGtggacttttttctcttcatgcaGGTGGAATATctgacaaacagcagctcagaggcCAGTGATCTGGCCGTGCTGATGGCTCGGCTCCACACAGGCAGCTTTGATAAAATCACATTCAGTTTCACCTGCTGCAACTTACTGGCCGTTATCGCTGTTTTATCCCCGATTCACACAGATCAGCACTATGATACCAGTGACATTTAATATATATTTCTTATTAAAGTTACAGGTAATGACATTCAATATCAGTCATACTTCTTCCTGGAATAAATCCCTGTTTTTATGATATCGATTTAAATTTTTCCCACAGAAatgttctgctttgtttttggtcGGAATTTGCAGTTAGTCTCAAAACTACACTCACACAAtaaaagctgtattttttttatgagctgTAGGAAgcaaacagttaaaaacactgataagtcaacaataataatgtaataattgtGAATCTTTATCcgtattcttcttcttttgaacAAACGGGAGCTCTGTGGTTTTAAACATTCTGCCTGAATCATTACCAAGCTTCTGTTCTTGTTGCAGGGGTTCTGTTCTTATCACTGTGGCACCCAGCAGACCATGGGCCCCCCTCCAACTCATCATACAGTTAATACACAGTTGCCACCAGTGCAGGATGCACAACTGTATGTAACAATCTCATACCAGAAGGAGCAATGCATGACTGCTGTTGGTCCAGCAGTTTTTCTCTACTCTGTCATTGGAAAGAAGTGGGGCGCAAAATATCTGATGTAATTGTGTTTTCCGTCCTTGTTGGTCAACATATCTTCCCGGCACATAAATTATTATATAATAGCACtcaaactgcagctctgctgaggaATCAAATGATCTGTGCAGTTCCCTGGCTGACTACAGCAACTGTTACCGAGCTCTGACATCTTTAAGCTCCCACAAGCTGCGGCATTAGCCACGCATACTAATGAGCAGCTTCAACACAACATAAAtgcttgtttgttgttgatGAGTCCGACAATCCCCGCTGCAATGGGCCACTTCATGCTCCTCAAACCTGACATGAGAATGTATCTTTACTAGAATCGTGGTAACTCTGGTTTTTTAAAAAGGGCACATATTACATAAAAGTACTTTGGACCTCTGTGTCTCAGCACCTCTTCTGtaaggctgttttttttcccccttcatgACCGCGAAATTATAGAAAGAGTACAGTAGTTGTAGGGAAGTGATTCACAATTCTTGCTCAAAATCCTTTCATGGTTTCATTGCTGGGGCTTTAAGCTCAAATGTTAGGGGCTACAGCAAGAAAAGGAATCCACTGCAGGGATTCACCTGTAGACCACCAGAGACTGTCGCTGTGCCCAAGGCACGCAAATACATGCACACCTGTCTCATAAATACTCATCTCCATCAGGCACAAGCATATGAAAACTAACAAGCTGTTGACTTTAGAACAGATGTAAAGGGACCATGGCATGCTTTAACGCGTCATAGAGGAGCTGTGCAGTATCCAGAAGGAGGCCTACAAACGGatggagaaagaagagagatCTGCATCTCAGACGAGGCTTTTGTTCCTGAAACCTCAAATACACAAAGACAAAACTCAATTCATCCTtcagttaaaaacacattattagATCAACTCTGGAAATAAAAAGTCACCAAGATCAGTGGGAAATTCAGAAACTAATCAATGAAACTTAAAATCATTTCTGACGCCAACGCAGAGGCTCAAAACCAACATGCGatctctctgctcctcatcaCTGTGAGACCTGAGAGAGACACGCTGTCTGAGTTTTGTTCTGTCTGTACTCTCTATTTCCAACagcaaaaaaacctgatttaaaTTGCTTTGTGTCTTTTAGGTCCAGACTGGATTTGAGAGAACAGGAACCCACTTTTGGGGGTTTCTAATTATATGATGTCCTTCCTGATATGGGTACAATAGCAAAAGGCGTCGGCGACGGATTCCCAGTGGGAGCTGTTGTTGAACGGTGAGATAATAAATGACAAACCGGTTTCACTAACTGTGAAACATCAAATACCATCAAGAGGAGTCTTTTCATTGTTCTTACAGTACTGATTCGATATCAATTGAACAAGTGACGCCGGCAGTTTGTCACATGAAACAAATACAACTGAACAAGGCTCTTTTCTCACAGGTAGTTACTCTTCATTCTTAGAGGATGAATTAAAGTAGAGTCTAATTTCCTTTGTTACAGAAATCAGACATTCATATTGCACACTGTGCTTTTTTCCATCTGGCAGAtggtctgcagcagaacagTCTGCATGTGGCACCTGTCTGATGAGTTCTCCTTCTCTACCACTTGATTCATCGATGCTTCCTTGTAGGAAATGTCCTCACACTGCTGACAGCTGTTACACAGCTaaatctgcttctttttctgatCTCGTGCTGATTGTGGGAAGACTAACAGTATCCcactgcaccatcttgtggtacaaCCTGGTATTACAACACTGAGGCGTTTTCCACTGCATGGAGAGCTTGTGAActtctttgcagtgttttagagtgaag is from Salarias fasciatus chromosome 7 unlocalized genomic scaffold, fSalaFa1.1 super_scaffold_4, whole genome shotgun sequence and encodes:
- the agxt2 gene encoding alanine--glyoxylate aminotransferase 2, mitochondrial — protein: MYKVISCLTGRRAAVSGQSCSWSGSAKFHLAGGASSQKSAFKQPTEDLPEMPPCNFRPEQYKGMSKERMMEIRKRNCSPMTMKVTYYKKPVFIHQGYMQWLWDVDGTRYLDLFAGVATVSVGHCHPKVTAAAKQQLDKLWHTTNIYVYPALHEYCEKLASYFPDPLKVIYLTNSGSEANDLAMLMARLYTGNFDIITFRGSYHGGSPQTMGLTSNAAYKYPVANGLGCTNTMCPDVFRGPWGGSHCRDSPVQTIRDCGCAPGHCMANDRYIEQLKETLVTSVPNRIAAFFGEPIQGVGGAVQYPKNFLQDAYKLIRERGGICIADEVQTGFGRTGNHFWGFEGHDVLPDMVTMAKGIGNGFPMGAVVTTPEIAASFSKGVHFNTFGGNPVACAVASSVLDTIREDGTQRNSLEVGTHLMTELAKLRDKYEIIGDVRGKGLQIGVEMVKDKASREPLPADAMNEIFEDVKDMGVLIGKGGLYGQTFRIKPPMCITRDDADFFLAVFDKSLHNYMEKR